From the genome of Ancylothrix sp. D3o:
CGCAGGATGCTCAGGGTTGGTGGGAGCAGGGTAATCAGCAGTTGGGTTCTGGGGATGTGGGGGGGGCGATTGCTTCTTATGATCGGGCTCTGGAGTTAGATCCTCAGTTTGCTGGGGCTTGGTTGAATCGGGGGGCTGGGTTGTTTTATTTGAGCCGGTTTGAGGAGGCGATTAGTTGTTTTGATGTGGCTCTTGGGCTTGAGTCTCATAATGCTAATGCTTGGTATATTCGGGGTTTGTGTTTGTCTGCTTTGGAGCGGCGGGATGAGGAGTTGGATTCTTATGAGAAGGCTATTGAGTTGCAGCCTGATTTTTCTGCGGCTTGGCATAATCGGGGGGTTGCTTTGATGAAGGTGGGCCGGTTGAATGAGGCTTTGAGTTGTTATGATCGGGCGCTGCTTATTGAGCCTGGTTTTGTTTTGAGTTGGATGAATAAGGGGGATGTTTTTGTTGGTTTGGGCCGGTATGATGAGGCTTTGGATTGTTATGATAAGGCTCTTGAGTTTGAGAAGGGGGATGCGGATATTTGGTTTAATAAGGGTCAGGTTTTGGGGCTTTTGGGGAGATATGAGGAGGCTTTGGGTTGTTATGATCAGGCTTTGTCTTTGAGTGCTGCTCATTTTCCTTCTTGGTTGGGTAGGGGTGCTATTTTGAATAATTTGGGTCGTTATGAGGAGGCGATTACGGCTTTTGAGGTGGCTTTGACTTTGGATTCTGAGAATGAGATGGCTTTGGCTGGGTTGGCTGAGGCTCGTTCTAGTTTGGGTTGATTTTTTGCCTGGTTTCTGATGGGAATTGGGCTTTTTTTGGGGGGGTTTCTAGGGGGTGATGATGTATGGCAGGCAAGATGCCTGCCCCACAGATAGGTTATTTTTTAAATGGAGTTTGGTATTAGGATGTTATTGTGGCAAGATGTGGGTGCAAAGATGTTGTGGTTAGCCGGTGGGGTTTTTGGGGATGAGTAATAATGAGGAAATTGGGAGGAAGAAGGTAGACCGGCAGCAGCAACATCAGGCGAATGAAAGGACGTTTTTGGCTTGGTTGAGGACTTCTATTGCTTTGATTGGTTTTGGGTTTGCTACTGCTCGTTTTGGGTTGTTTTTGCGTCAGTTACAGGCGAGTGTGACGGGGGAAAGTTTGCCGGATCGTTCGTTTTTGAGTTCGCAGACTTTGGGGGTGGGTTTGGTTGTGGTTGGGGTGAGTTTAATTGCTTTGGGGGCGTTGCGATATAATCAGGTTTTTTGGCAGATTGAAAGGGACGATTACCGGCCTAATCGTTTGTTTGTTTGGGTGACTGCTTGTTTTGTTATGGTTTTGGGTTTGTTGAGTGTTCCTTTGCTTTTGTTGCGTGAGTCTGGGAGGCCGGTTAGAAAGGGGGGTGATGTGGGTTCTAAGGTGTTTCGAGGGGCCGGTTTTGATGGGGTGAATAAGGCTAGAAAATAAGTTAATGTTAAGGTAATTTTTGAAGTGTTTTTTGGGATGTAGGAAGATGCGGCAACAGTTCACTGGCATTATTGAAAAGGAAGGGGATGGTTATGTGGCGCTTTGTCCTGAACTTGATATCGCAAGTCAGGGTGAGACTGTGGAGGAGGCGCGGCGGAATCTTATTGAGGCTTTGGAGTTGTTTTTTGAATGTGCGGATGCTTCGGAAATTGAACGCCGGTTAGTTGCCGATTTTTTGGGGTGAGCCGGTGTCTAAAACCCCCCCAACCGTCTAAAAATGAGCGAGGAGAGGGCTTTAGATTTAGGAGCGGTTTTTTGGTTTTTTTGGAGTTGATGGACGCCTCCAAGCTAAAATTCCTCCTATTACAAAGGCGAACAATATTACCAAGCTAAAGCTTCCGAAGAAGGCAGAGGTTAAGGAAATGCCTTCTTTTGTGTGTGGTTGAGGGTTAGGGATTTGCGTTGAAATTAGGGTGGCGGTGACTCCGCTGGCGGCTAATGCGGCGCCGGTGATTCCGATGGTTAGGGTGAGGTTTTGTTCGGTTCGCGTTTGCTCTATTTGGTTGAATCCTTCGATGGTTTTAATCAGGTTTTCTAAAAGGGTCATTCCTGGGCTTAAACTGGTGTAGTCTGATTCGATTTGTCGGAGATATTTTTCCTTGGCTAATTTGCTGAATTGTTGGAAGTTTTCGAGGTGAGGCTGCGGCGATCCTTCGGGCAGTTCTTTGATCAGTTTTTGTAGTTGTTCTTTGTAGCTTTCTAGGTTAATTTCTACGGTTCTTTTTTGCAGGAATAATTGATTTAGTCTTACCGCAAAAGTGGCTAAAATGTCAAGGGTTGTGGTGAGGTTTTGTTGCATTTTTTGCGGCTTGTTTTTGTCAGCGATGAAGGTGGCGATGATTTTTTCTATTTGGGTGTAGCTTTGTTTGAGGTTGTCTTTAAGTTGCCGGCTTTGATAATATGCCCAGATGATTTTGTGCCGGTGACACAACAGGCGGATGAGATATTGATTAATGTCGGTAATGTCCTTTGTGGGGATGTCGTTGGGAAATAGCCAGATCAGATAATGGTGGTTTTCTAAAGTGTGGAGTTGTGCTTTTTCTTTAAGGATTTCTGTTTGTTTTCGGGCGGTTTCTTTATCAAGGGATAGCCAGTTTTGGGGCGGACGCCAATATTCAACAAGATAGCCGCCTAAAAGTTGATTGGGTTTTGCGGTTTTTACTTTGTCGTTTTCTGAGTAGTTTGGCTGAATTTTTGTGTAACAATCTTTAGCAATTTCTTCGATTGAGAAATTCGCTGGCAATTGCCGTAAAATTAACCAGGTTTTTCCAAGGGTGGGTTTTTCTATGTCAAATTTGTTGGTGATTTGTTGTTTAATTTTTTCCAGGGAGTTTTCTTTTTTTTCATCTCCACAATTAGAGATAACTAAAATGTAATTATCGCCAAATTGAAAGGGGGCATACCAACCATCAAGGAGGTTATTTTCAAAAGATTTCCGTGTTTCGCCACCGAGGCTAACTAAGTTTGTTGATTCTGGTTTTTCGTAGGCTTGGTAGTTTTCAATGTCTTTGATGGTGATGTCTTTGTTGATTCTTTGCCAAAATTTGAGGCGGTTTTGATTAATAGCCTCGTTATCTTGCCCTAAGCCTTCTTGTAAGTCATAGAGAAATATTTGAATTGTGGGTTTGTTTATGGGTGGAGTCATGGAAAATTTTTAGGAATTATTGGCGGTTAAAAATACCGAGAAATTTTTGCAGGATGTTTTTTTGTTCGGGGGCTTTTGCAGCATTTACCGAGTCGGTGGCTTGACAAATGGAGGCTAGGTTTATGAGGGTTTTATCAAAATTATCCTCGGTAATCTTAATACCAATTTCTCGGTTTTTTTGGCGTTCGGCGGCGGCGTTTTGAAGGTTGGCGCATTCGTTTCTATAGATAACTTGCAGCACTGAAGATTTACGGGCAAATTTATCGAGTTCTTCTAAACCAAGATCGATGTTTTCCCGTAAAATGTTGCCGATTTGGTTGAGTTTGCTTTGCTCTTCCGGGGGGAGAGGGTTTTGCTGTTGTTTTATGGAGGTGAGGAAGGCTTGGATGATGTCTTTGTTATTCATCTTTTTGGAAAATTTCTAGGCGGTAGGATGACAACCGTTGATGATAAAAGCTGCCCAATAATAGGGGTTTGCGTAAGGTTGAATGTTTGCCGGTTGTTTGCTAGTTCTATTTATAGCATCTTCTACGGCTTTCTGAGTACGGTAGGGTTCGGTTTTTAATTCGGTTTCTAGGCTTTGATAAAATTGGTGGATGTCTTGCCAAGTTTGATTTTGCAGCCAGGTTTTTGCTTGGGCTAAGGCGATGGTTTCGGGTTGGGTTTCCCGCAGTTCATAAAATTTAACCATCATTAGCATTGAGGCTTCTTCGGGGACTCGCCAAAGGGTGGTGAGAATGTAGGGGATGCGGTGTTTTAAAAAGGCGCTGACTAAGCCTACATAGTCAATTTTAATTTCTTCTTTGGTGATGGCGGTTTCGCAGGCGGAAAGGGTAACAAGATGGGTGGTTTCTAGGGGAATTTTGCTGATTTGTTCCAGGGTGAGTTCGTCGTTTTCTGCGAGATATAAGCAGGATTTTTTGGGTTGATAAAAGTCGTGTCCTGCGTGGCAAGTGAAGTGTAAAATATCGTGGTTTTTTTGCAGTTCTGGGATGATGTTATTTGCGGTGGCATTGGCTTCGGAAATGCGTTTTGAGGTGGGAAATTTTCGGCAAATGCTTGCGGACTCAATGGGGGCAAAACGGAGGTCTTTTGTGGGGTTTTCTATACAGAGGATATGGTTGGGGTTTGGGTTGGGGGTGCGGAGGTTTTTGCCGGTTTGGAGGCTGGGAAGTCGGGTAAGGTGGTAGGGGGTGGGAAAGAGAGTTTCTAGGGGGAGGTTGTGTAAGTCTCGGTGGGGAATGAGGATGAGGTTGGAGATGTTTTGTAGGTGGTTGAGGAGGGTGGGGATGTTGAGGAGGTTGGCGAGTTGGCTGATTTTTTCTGGCATTTGTTGTCGCCAGGGATGGTTTTTGTTTTCTTCTTCGGTTGTGTCTTGTTGTTTAGTTTTGGGTAGGTTGCAATAGTTTTGATATTCGGTTTTCCAGTTTTTTATCCAGGTTTCGAGGGTGTCAATTTCTGGGGTTGTTTCTAATAGGATGGGTTCGGGTTGGTTGGCTTTGAGGATAAAGGTGGTGA
Proteins encoded in this window:
- a CDS encoding tetratricopeptide repeat protein → MIKDLFRRLFGGDEKVVVRPVASAGPVPPLEDADYQLLFKQLLEGVQRGWDAVRVQRFFEDLGERGSYDLWAGWLRRYGDRFLVSPAPNPELARQLLGLGQMGCGVLSDVAYEIGSQLYARELPPPPPQPQDAQGWWEQGNQQLGSGDVGGAIASYDRALELDPQFAGAWLNRGAGLFYLSRFEEAISCFDVALGLESHNANAWYIRGLCLSALERRDEELDSYEKAIELQPDFSAAWHNRGVALMKVGRLNEALSCYDRALLIEPGFVLSWMNKGDVFVGLGRYDEALDCYDKALEFEKGDADIWFNKGQVLGLLGRYEEALGCYDQALSLSAAHFPSWLGRGAILNNLGRYEEAITAFEVALTLDSENEMALAGLAEARSSLG
- a CDS encoding YidH family protein, which gives rise to MSNNEEIGRKKVDRQQQHQANERTFLAWLRTSIALIGFGFATARFGLFLRQLQASVTGESLPDRSFLSSQTLGVGLVVVGVSLIALGALRYNQVFWQIERDDYRPNRLFVWVTACFVMVLGLLSVPLLLLRESGRPVRKGGDVGSKVFRGAGFDGVNKARK
- a CDS encoding type II toxin-antitoxin system HicB family antitoxin encodes the protein MRQQFTGIIEKEGDGYVALCPELDIASQGETVEEARRNLIEALELFFECADASEIERRLVADFLG